In Planctomycetaceae bacterium, a single genomic region encodes these proteins:
- a CDS encoding SDR family oxidoreductase: MPAATFDLSGKVAVVSGAAQGMGRATSIALAEHGADVVLVDLNAPGAESSAETVRSLGRTALTVPADISSPDAVAELFQQVDRKFGRVDFLGNIAGEGCLAKPEDLTIEELHRVLQNLVVGRFAMCQQAGRRMLNQGSGSIMNIGSLASSTALGRGHIAYSMAMGAVIQMTRELSTEWSYRGVRVNCVTPAQVVNPGLQARMQDDPTLEERFLRGIPAGRLGVPEDIRGLAVLLASDASSWITGAIIPMDGGNMAMNAGGSAGHLQHKVQRFSGK, from the coding sequence ATGCCCGCTGCAACATTTGATCTTTCCGGAAAGGTCGCCGTCGTATCGGGGGCTGCTCAGGGAATGGGACGAGCGACTTCGATCGCACTCGCCGAACATGGCGCAGACGTTGTGCTGGTTGACCTCAACGCTCCCGGCGCGGAATCGAGCGCGGAAACGGTTCGGTCACTTGGCCGAACGGCACTGACGGTTCCCGCCGACATCTCCAGTCCGGACGCCGTCGCTGAACTTTTTCAGCAGGTCGACCGCAAATTCGGCCGTGTCGACTTTCTGGGCAACATCGCCGGCGAAGGATGCCTGGCAAAACCGGAAGACCTGACGATCGAAGAACTGCACCGCGTCCTGCAGAATCTGGTGGTGGGCCGGTTCGCGATGTGCCAGCAGGCGGGGCGCCGGATGCTGAACCAGGGATCCGGTTCGATCATGAACATTGGCTCCCTGGCCAGCAGTACCGCGCTGGGGCGCGGACATATCGCGTACAGCATGGCGATGGGAGCCGTCATTCAGATGACTCGCGAACTGAGCACCGAATGGAGTTATCGCGGGGTGCGCGTCAACTGCGTTACTCCCGCGCAGGTGGTCAATCCCGGTTTGCAGGCGCGCATGCAGGACGACCCGACTCTGGAGGAACGATTCCTTCGAGGCATACCGGCCGGAAGACTGGGTGTTCCCGAGGACATCAGGGGACTGGCAGTTCTGCTCGCGTCCGATGCTTCTTCCTGGATCACGGGAGCCATCATTCCGATGGATGGCGGCAATATGGCAATGAACGCCGGCGGCAGCGCCGGACACCTGCAGCATAAAGTGCAGCGGTTTTCCGGGAAGTAG
- a CDS encoding Nramp family divalent metal transporter yields MTDYQLPKTHLPTWDLAELPEPKPLGLRNLAGFIGPGIVMCGIQIGGGEWLFGPAITAKYGGGLMWIATVAILCQVFYNVECGRYALYTGEPVFTGFMRTSPGPGFWVSVAVLLSLGSFIPGLSTNAAVLISSMYLDRPPTNDDTFMVNAIAYLCLAIVVLPVLVGGKVYNMLQIVMTAKVFVVLGFCLFIGVFFVSWQGWADVFSGFLKFGNVPVDDGAGGERVVNAFSHYFEHGEFPVVSLASIAVLGAFAGYAGGGGLSNSTYSNFVRDKGWGMGSQVGAIASAVGGRNITLSHIGKVFPLNDDSLRRWKGWWTYILSDQFLVWMPGCFMGMALPALLSIEFASGSPMFGQDLPYAQSLISADGIRHAPGVSPATRELLWMVTLFVGLMVFLPSQMSIVDDVARRWTDIVWSASPGIRSRLKPNQASRIYYTILTGYVLWSFISATVFLTFGDAPRLMVLVIANLNNVALGLTSFHVLWLNRNLLPQTLRPRWFNQLGIAACGVFYCGMAVLVFVAKVWPLLSGSNQV; encoded by the coding sequence ATGACTGATTATCAGCTTCCGAAGACTCACCTTCCTACCTGGGATCTGGCGGAACTGCCTGAACCGAAGCCGCTTGGCCTGCGGAATCTGGCCGGGTTTATCGGTCCGGGGATCGTGATGTGCGGCATCCAGATCGGTGGCGGTGAGTGGCTGTTCGGGCCGGCGATCACGGCAAAATATGGCGGCGGGCTGATGTGGATCGCAACTGTCGCCATCCTGTGCCAGGTGTTTTACAACGTCGAATGCGGACGCTACGCGCTGTACACAGGAGAACCCGTCTTCACCGGATTCATGAGAACCAGCCCGGGGCCGGGGTTCTGGGTCAGCGTTGCAGTTTTGCTAAGCCTGGGCTCATTCATTCCGGGACTCTCCACCAACGCGGCGGTGCTGATTTCGTCGATGTATCTGGATCGTCCACCGACAAATGATGACACATTTATGGTGAACGCCATTGCCTATCTGTGCCTGGCGATTGTCGTCCTGCCGGTGCTTGTCGGCGGAAAGGTTTACAACATGCTGCAGATTGTGATGACGGCCAAAGTTTTTGTCGTGCTCGGTTTTTGTCTGTTTATCGGGGTGTTTTTTGTCAGTTGGCAGGGCTGGGCGGACGTGTTCAGCGGATTTCTGAAATTCGGCAATGTTCCCGTGGACGACGGTGCCGGCGGTGAACGTGTCGTCAACGCGTTTTCACATTATTTCGAACACGGCGAGTTTCCCGTTGTGTCGCTGGCCAGCATCGCGGTGCTGGGTGCCTTTGCGGGATACGCGGGAGGCGGTGGTCTGAGCAATTCCACCTACAGCAATTTTGTTCGCGACAAGGGCTGGGGGATGGGCAGCCAGGTCGGTGCCATTGCCAGTGCCGTCGGCGGACGGAATATCACGCTGAGTCACATCGGCAAGGTGTTTCCGCTGAACGACGACAGCCTGCGAAGGTGGAAGGGCTGGTGGACGTATATTCTGTCAGACCAGTTTCTGGTCTGGATGCCGGGTTGTTTCATGGGAATGGCCCTGCCGGCTCTGCTGTCGATCGAGTTCGCGTCAGGTTCGCCGATGTTCGGACAGGATCTTCCGTATGCGCAGTCGCTGATTTCCGCGGACGGCATCCGCCACGCTCCAGGCGTCAGCCCGGCGACTCGCGAGTTATTGTGGATGGTGACATTGTTCGTGGGGCTGATGGTGTTTCTGCCAAGCCAGATGTCGATCGTTGACGACGTTGCCCGTCGCTGGACGGATATTGTCTGGTCGGCCAGTCCCGGCATTCGATCTCGGCTGAAACCCAATCAGGCAAGCCGCATCTACTACACAATTCTGACGGGCTATGTGCTGTGGTCGTTTATTTCGGCGACGGTCTTCCTGACGTTTGGCGATGCACCCAGGCTGATGGTGCTCGTTATCGCGAATCTGAACAACGTGGCACTCGGGCTGACGTCGTTCCATGTCTTGTGGTTGAATCGAAACCTGCTGCCGCAGACGCTGCGTCCCCGCTGGTTCAATCAACTGGGAATTGCCGCCTGCGGCGTGTTCTATTGCGGCATGGCTGTGCTGGTGTTCGTCGCCAAAGTCTGGCCCTTGCTGTCAGGATCGAATCAGGTGTGA
- a CDS encoding cyclase family protein: protein MELLATRGVMTLGTDSASMGPLPDLAEPTHYAGLKHGMIWTEGATNLAQLPATGSFYCLLAPKHEGGPYSEGRAFGIVGGELPQRLIDACRNKRAVDLSPTLSPSMPLTSPGIGTGEHRQVYLKVDFLYSDYLDMWHHTHLMDATAGTHLVPPAFALPRHDEQPAYAPEVRGWLEEYEQKYGKRGTSELTTERVPLEWTCGDLRVIDVRSLAGTTDRGSWPSSPEITPDVIEMYEAATGPLQPGQIVLFQTGHLDRHLKPAPDDTGVWSDPLKGDAEGWPAPGPDAILYLHSKGIRCVATDAPDLGGVERRRALQTYWALGSREMVGVEFLHNVDSIPSGTKPYFLFAAIKVRDCHGGPGRAIVLW from the coding sequence ATGGAACTTCTGGCGACTCGAGGAGTCATGACACTGGGAACAGACAGCGCCAGCATGGGACCGCTGCCGGACCTTGCCGAACCGACTCACTATGCCGGCCTGAAACACGGCATGATCTGGACCGAAGGAGCGACAAATCTTGCACAACTGCCAGCCACCGGATCCTTCTATTGCCTGCTGGCACCAAAGCACGAAGGCGGCCCCTACAGCGAAGGGCGAGCGTTCGGGATTGTCGGCGGCGAACTGCCGCAGCGGCTGATTGATGCGTGCCGCAACAAGCGAGCCGTGGACCTTTCCCCGACGCTGTCGCCCTCCATGCCGCTCACGTCACCCGGCATTGGCACCGGCGAACATCGGCAGGTCTATCTGAAGGTCGATTTTCTGTATTCCGATTACCTCGACATGTGGCACCACACGCATCTAATGGATGCCACAGCGGGAACTCACCTGGTGCCGCCTGCATTCGCCCTGCCACGACACGATGAACAGCCGGCGTATGCTCCGGAGGTCCGTGGCTGGCTGGAGGAATATGAACAGAAATACGGCAAACGCGGAACAAGTGAGCTGACGACCGAAAGGGTCCCTCTGGAATGGACCTGCGGGGATCTGCGAGTCATCGACGTGCGATCTCTTGCGGGCACCACAGACCGCGGATCGTGGCCATCGTCGCCGGAGATCACGCCGGATGTCATCGAAATGTATGAAGCTGCGACCGGACCACTTCAGCCGGGACAGATTGTTCTGTTTCAGACTGGCCACCTGGACCGACATCTGAAGCCGGCGCCCGACGATACGGGAGTCTGGTCAGACCCCTTGAAGGGCGACGCTGAGGGCTGGCCGGCGCCGGGACCGGACGCCATTCTTTACCTGCACAGCAAAGGCATTCGCTGTGTCGCCACCGACGCGCCGGATCTTGGCGGTGTCGAACGTCGGCGAGCACTTCAGACGTACTGGGCTCTGGGCAGCCGCGAAATGGTTGGAGTCGAGTTCCTTCACAACGTGGACAGCATCCCCTCCGGCACGAAACCATACTTCCTGTTCGCCGCGATCAAAGTGCGAGACTGCCACGGAGGACCGGGAAGAGCGATTGTGCTGTGGTAG
- a CDS encoding NAD(P)-dependent oxidoreductase: protein MSDSGSAVVLVTGGAGFIGTWVLRELLARGARPIVVDVNPTDDRWHRILGDRRGDVTRADASLLDCDSLLAAIHEYSVTHMIHLAALLTPACQQDPLLGCRVNVLGSTSLFDAARRSRRVNSIAYASSYAVYGDDTGPGRSSNSSPPMFYGVFKQAVDQIAEQYWRHFGISSVAIRPHVVYGPERDQGLTAGPSLACKAAALGKDYTMGYTGTVGYDFVPDVATAFVRAALECPDGAAIVDLPSQPATTEEFARLIEEVAPESAGHILVDGPAIPSNIPPAPNYIATLFPDWQPTSLRDGIRQTVDFYRSGATHP from the coding sequence ATGTCTGACAGCGGTTCAGCAGTCGTCCTGGTCACGGGCGGAGCCGGATTCATCGGAACGTGGGTTTTGCGCGAATTGCTGGCGCGCGGCGCGCGACCGATCGTCGTTGACGTGAATCCGACCGATGATCGCTGGCACCGGATTCTGGGCGATCGCCGCGGCGATGTCACAAGGGCTGACGCGTCGCTGCTTGACTGCGACAGTCTGCTGGCCGCCATTCACGAATATTCCGTCACGCACATGATTCATCTGGCCGCACTGCTGACGCCGGCCTGCCAGCAGGACCCGTTGCTCGGATGCCGCGTCAACGTGCTGGGCAGCACCAGCCTGTTCGACGCCGCTCGCCGATCCCGGCGCGTCAACAGCATCGCGTACGCAAGTTCGTACGCGGTGTACGGTGATGACACGGGGCCAGGCCGCTCGTCAAACAGCAGTCCGCCGATGTTCTACGGAGTCTTCAAGCAGGCCGTGGACCAGATCGCGGAACAGTATTGGCGGCACTTTGGGATTTCGTCTGTCGCCATCCGTCCTCACGTCGTTTACGGTCCGGAACGCGATCAGGGGCTGACAGCCGGGCCGTCGCTGGCCTGCAAAGCAGCGGCGCTCGGCAAAGACTATACGATGGGCTACACCGGCACGGTTGGATACGACTTTGTTCCGGATGTCGCAACCGCATTTGTCCGAGCGGCGCTGGAATGCCCCGACGGAGCGGCGATCGTGGACCTTCCCAGTCAGCCGGCGACGACAGAGGAGTTCGCCCGGCTGATCGAAGAAGTCGCGCCGGAGTCTGCCGGCCACATTCTCGTCGACGGTCCCGCCATTCCGTCAAACATCCCGCCGGCGCCCAATTACATCGCCACGCTGTTCCCGGACTGGCAGCCGACTTCGCTGCGTGATGGAATCCGGCAAACGGTTGACTTCTATCGTTCCGGAGCGACCCATCCATGA
- a CDS encoding C-terminal binding protein — translation MPTVVVTDYSFPSLDIEEAILKSAGCELVAGQCKTPDELKALVADADAVITQFAPVNADVVAAMNRAKVIVRYGIGFDNVACDAARDRNIPVCNIPDYCIDEVADHTLAFILAATRGLRANQSMMTGGEWGLGLPLEQMKALKDQTVGIVGLGRIGKAVAARLRAFGCAMLIADPVVDADAAKELGGTLVGIDDLLKNSDVVTLHCPSTPQTRGIINESSLAAMKAGAILINVGRGDLVNLKALTAALDSGHISAAALDVFEVEPLPADSRLLAMNNVIVSSHVASASPKAVRKLRETAARAAVSALRGEPLQNIVNGVVVDV, via the coding sequence ATGCCCACGGTTGTTGTTACCGACTACTCATTTCCGTCGCTGGATATCGAAGAGGCGATTCTGAAGTCTGCCGGCTGCGAACTGGTGGCCGGGCAATGCAAAACTCCCGACGAACTGAAAGCTCTCGTCGCCGACGCCGACGCGGTGATCACGCAGTTCGCGCCGGTGAATGCCGATGTTGTTGCGGCGATGAACAGAGCGAAAGTTATCGTGCGCTACGGCATCGGCTTCGATAACGTGGCCTGCGACGCGGCCCGCGATCGCAACATTCCCGTCTGCAACATTCCCGACTACTGCATCGATGAAGTCGCTGACCACACGCTGGCATTCATTCTGGCGGCGACTCGCGGCCTGCGAGCCAACCAGTCGATGATGACCGGCGGTGAATGGGGACTGGGACTGCCGCTGGAACAGATGAAAGCGCTGAAGGACCAGACGGTCGGAATCGTGGGACTCGGACGAATCGGGAAGGCGGTTGCCGCGCGACTGCGTGCGTTCGGCTGTGCGATGCTGATCGCGGACCCCGTCGTTGACGCCGACGCTGCGAAGGAACTCGGCGGCACACTGGTCGGCATCGACGATTTGCTGAAGAACAGCGACGTCGTGACTCTGCATTGTCCGTCCACACCGCAGACTCGCGGAATTATCAACGAATCATCACTGGCCGCGATGAAGGCCGGAGCAATTCTGATCAACGTCGGGCGAGGTGATCTGGTCAACCTGAAGGCTCTGACCGCGGCACTGGACAGCGGCCACATTTCGGCGGCGGCTCTGGACGTCTTCGAAGTCGAACCGCTGCCCGCTGACAGTCGCCTGCTTGCGATGAACAACGTGATCGTTTCGTCGCATGTTGCGTCGGCCAGTCCGAAAGCCGTTCGCAAGCTGCGGGAAACCGCAGCCAGGGCCGCCGTGTCCGCATTGCGCGGGGAACCTCTGCAGAACATCGTGAACGGAGTCGTCGTCGATGTCTGA
- a CDS encoding DUF1501 domain-containing protein, translated as MLRHESDAAAAGLHRSVNRRAMLVASGLSLAGVPFGSASLAVPRPSQPEGASGGTNGVGKAKSTILFFLCGGASHVDMWDMKPDAPAEYRGPFSPISTSASGVRLCEHLPLLAQQAHHLAVLNSVGGTVNTNDHHAGYYYNLTGHVPDPTFQSLGNNRTPMPDDWPFMGTVVGSRRPRHPYLPNAVTLPHKPSKAPYTRPGQFAARLGVEHDPVYLQGSLDEPLKFHAPSLELLPGSSSDRIDSRRSLLTAIDSARREFDAVDSVTVWNRQQERAFSLLTSSKTTAAFDVSQEPDSIRQRYGQTVNGMSLLLARRLVEAEVPFITVFWKEDESRLAKKCASAGAWDTHGNNFNCLKENLLPEFDRGFSALLEDLAQRGLLDQTLVMVTSEMGRTPRIGDPRSGGVAGAGRDHWTHCLTDILAGGGIQGGQTYGTSDRLGEYPAEKPLTPADVTRTVYHAMNINDLQATDFEGRPFNLLADGDVITDLF; from the coding sequence ATGCTTCGTCACGAATCTGATGCCGCTGCGGCCGGACTTCACAGATCGGTCAATCGGCGAGCGATGCTGGTTGCGTCGGGCCTGAGTCTGGCAGGCGTTCCGTTTGGTTCGGCGTCTTTGGCGGTTCCGCGTCCGTCACAGCCGGAAGGCGCGTCGGGCGGCACGAACGGTGTGGGCAAGGCGAAGTCGACAATTCTGTTCTTCCTCTGCGGCGGCGCTTCGCACGTCGACATGTGGGACATGAAACCGGACGCTCCGGCGGAATATCGCGGGCCGTTTTCGCCAATCAGCACGTCGGCCTCCGGAGTTCGTCTGTGTGAACACCTGCCGCTGCTGGCTCAGCAGGCGCATCACCTGGCCGTGCTGAATTCTGTGGGAGGAACCGTCAACACCAACGACCACCACGCCGGCTACTATTACAACCTGACCGGCCATGTTCCCGATCCCACCTTTCAGTCGCTGGGCAACAATCGCACCCCGATGCCCGACGACTGGCCGTTCATGGGAACCGTCGTCGGTTCCCGCCGGCCGAGGCATCCGTATCTGCCAAACGCCGTCACGCTGCCGCATAAGCCCAGCAAGGCTCCGTATACTCGACCAGGACAGTTTGCCGCACGGCTGGGAGTCGAACACGACCCGGTGTATCTGCAGGGCAGCCTGGACGAACCGCTGAAGTTTCACGCACCGTCTCTGGAACTGCTGCCGGGTTCCAGCAGCGACCGAATCGATTCGCGGCGAAGTCTGCTGACCGCGATCGATTCCGCGCGAAGAGAATTCGACGCGGTGGATTCCGTGACGGTCTGGAATCGGCAGCAGGAGCGAGCGTTCTCGCTGCTGACTTCGTCGAAGACGACGGCCGCCTTCGACGTCAGTCAGGAACCCGATTCGATCCGCCAGCGATATGGCCAGACGGTGAACGGCATGAGTCTGCTGCTGGCGCGCCGGCTGGTGGAAGCTGAAGTTCCCTTTATCACCGTGTTCTGGAAGGAAGACGAAAGCCGCCTCGCGAAAAAGTGCGCCAGCGCCGGAGCCTGGGATACTCACGGAAACAACTTCAACTGTCTGAAGGAAAATCTGCTGCCGGAGTTCGATCGCGGATTTTCCGCGCTGCTGGAAGACCTTGCGCAGCGCGGTCTGCTGGATCAGACGCTGGTGATGGTGACCAGCGAAATGGGCCGCACACCGCGCATCGGCGATCCTCGGTCCGGCGGAGTCGCCGGTGCCGGCCGCGACCACTGGACTCACTGCCTGACCGACATTCTTGCCGGCGGCGGAATTCAGGGAGGCCAGACTTACGGAACAAGCGACAGATTGGGCGAATATCCTGCGGAAAAACCGCTGACTCCCGCCGACGTGACTCGCACAGTTTACCACGCGATGAACATCAACGACCTTCAGGCCACGGATTTCGAAGGCCGGCCGTTCAACCTGCTGGCCGACGGCGACGTCATCACGGACTTGTTCTGA
- a CDS encoding V-type ATP synthase subunit B: MISDLVRYTSVLAIVGDILKVRARDVGFGELAVVENPDGRTSLAQVIELDRDIVSLQVFSGGTGLSTKSRVSFPGHSMQVTFSPAIAGRIFRGSGEPIDNGPDLSGEPEIPIGGPSVNPKMRVVPQKMIHTQVPMIDLFNCLVESQKIPIFSVAGEPYNQLLARIGIQADADVIVFGGMGLIFDDYHFFRTTFEDEGILGRTVMFVNQASDPIVERLLVPDMALKVAERFAVEEGKRVLVLLTDMTAFADALKEIGIAMERVPSNRGYMGDLYTQLAQRYERACDFKGAGSVTILAVTTMPGDDVTHPVPDNTGYITEGQFYLHDGMIDPFGSLSRLKQQVIGKVTREDHAQVMNTMIRLYSGAKEAEKKQAMAFDLSAFDHKLLRFGRLFVDRFMNIDVSMPLNDALDLSWKTLAECFDADELLMKQSLVDKYFGRVES; encoded by the coding sequence ATGATTTCCGACCTTGTCCGATACACCAGCGTTCTGGCGATTGTTGGTGACATTCTCAAGGTGCGTGCCCGAGATGTTGGATTTGGTGAGCTGGCGGTTGTGGAGAATCCCGACGGCCGGACGTCGCTGGCTCAGGTCATCGAACTGGACCGCGACATCGTTTCACTGCAGGTTTTTTCCGGCGGAACAGGATTGTCCACGAAGTCGCGCGTAAGCTTCCCCGGACATTCCATGCAGGTAACGTTTTCTCCGGCGATTGCCGGACGCATTTTTCGAGGTTCGGGCGAACCGATTGACAACGGACCCGATCTTTCCGGTGAACCCGAGATTCCCATCGGCGGCCCTTCCGTGAATCCCAAAATGCGCGTCGTGCCGCAGAAGATGATTCACACTCAGGTCCCCATGATCGACCTGTTCAACTGCCTGGTCGAAAGTCAGAAAATCCCGATCTTCTCCGTCGCCGGTGAACCGTACAACCAGTTGCTCGCGCGCATCGGCATTCAGGCAGACGCGGACGTCATCGTCTTCGGCGGCATGGGGCTGATCTTCGACGACTATCATTTCTTCCGCACAACGTTCGAGGACGAAGGGATTCTTGGCCGGACCGTGATGTTCGTGAACCAGGCATCCGACCCCATCGTCGAACGGCTGCTCGTTCCCGACATGGCTCTGAAGGTGGCCGAACGCTTCGCGGTGGAAGAAGGCAAGCGAGTTCTTGTTCTGCTGACCGATATGACAGCCTTCGCCGACGCGCTGAAGGAAATCGGCATCGCCATGGAACGCGTTCCGTCCAACCGCGGCTATATGGGCGACCTCTACACGCAGCTCGCCCAGCGCTATGAGCGAGCCTGCGACTTCAAGGGAGCGGGCTCGGTCACGATTCTCGCTGTGACGACAATGCCCGGCGACGATGTGACGCATCCGGTACCCGACAACACGGGTTACATCACGGAAGGTCAGTTCTATCTGCACGACGGCATGATCGATCCGTTTGGTTCACTGTCTCGACTGAAGCAGCAGGTCATCGGCAAGGTGACTCGCGAAGATCACGCTCAGGTCATGAACACAATGATCCGACTGTATTCAGGAGCCAAAGAAGCGGAAAAGAAACAGGCCATGGCCTTCGACCTGTCGGCGTTCGACCACAAGCTGCTGCGGTTTGGAAGACTGTTTGTCGACCGATTCATGAATATCGACGTTTCCATGCCGCTCAATGACGCTCTGGACCTGAGCTGGAAGACACTCGCCGAATGTTTTGACGCCGACGAACTGCTGATGAAGCAGTCACTGGTGGATAAGTACTTTGGAAGAGTTGAGAGTTGA
- a CDS encoding V-type ATP synthase subunit D gives MSLAINKTSLKQQRDQLAMYNRFLPSLDLKRQQLIADFQKAKSVIAATEREIAHLETENAELFALLGASEQDLSGLVTVASADFGEENVLGVRLPTLGNVTFRRQEYSMLAKPFWVDLLVELLESMARLSLRQHVEQQRVQRLNEAVRKITQRVNLFEKVLIPRAEENIQRIRIYLADAERTAVVRSKIAKAKRQQTAQSRRLG, from the coding sequence ATGTCTCTCGCAATCAACAAAACATCGCTCAAACAACAACGCGACCAGTTGGCGATGTACAACAGGTTTCTGCCATCGCTCGATCTGAAGCGACAGCAGTTGATCGCCGATTTTCAAAAGGCGAAAAGTGTGATCGCCGCAACCGAACGCGAGATCGCTCACCTGGAAACTGAGAACGCTGAGCTGTTCGCTTTGCTCGGAGCAAGCGAGCAGGATTTGTCCGGACTTGTGACAGTGGCATCCGCGGACTTCGGCGAAGAAAACGTCCTGGGTGTTCGACTGCCGACGCTGGGGAACGTGACGTTTCGTCGGCAGGAGTATTCCATGCTGGCGAAGCCGTTCTGGGTCGATCTGCTGGTGGAACTACTGGAATCAATGGCGCGACTCAGCCTGCGACAACACGTCGAACAACAACGTGTCCAACGATTGAACGAAGCTGTTCGAAAAATCACTCAGCGAGTGAACCTGTTCGAAAAAGTGCTCATTCCGCGCGCGGAGGAAAACATTCAGCGGATTCGCATCTACCTGGCCGATGCCGAACGCACGGCCGTTGTGCGTTCCAAAATTGCCAAAGCCAAACGCCAGCAGACAGCGCAATCCAGGAGGCTCGGCTGA
- a CDS encoding V-type ATPase 116kDa subunit family protein gives MRGKSRSQLDRLQKLGCIHLLDLSGRRKSSSPPHDISTETLRAVRYLQTCHEHHRQATDESDFDFEGIVHQALKLERHEQELNEERDELLLAVKNLQPWGDFRLPNNGELRSLKLWFYILPHHRRAELTSRKEAWQVVSRDNRFDYVAVVNESEPADMPVPRVRLDDRPLSELRQRLKSVDAELEELHFRRVSLTRWNALLSRAIAIAEDRAELRHAAERAWDDPSLFVVQGWVPQPRLDELQAFCRDEAMSLTVEAPADDDHPPTLLHNSGVTEGGEQAVTFYTTPDYRDWDPSSIVFVSFSLFFAMIMADAGYAALLAVVLLLVWKRLGRMDGGRRLRKLVLAVVGASVAYGVAVGSYFGVTPSDASFAGTLHVIDATDTRLMMLISVAVGVIHLVIANLVLAWHRRHSLRMIGSLGWVAVLAGGLAFGFGRAGIEPQNALSIFGGWAIAVGGVAVLLFSSQRPFAGAKLKDHGLRLVDGILSLTSISKAFGDVLSYLRLFALGLASAQLAITFNDLSHQASGTAGVGSLLALLVLLIGHSLNFVLIVMSGVVHGLRLNCIEFFGWGLEGEGFPFRPFRKRVK, from the coding sequence GTGCGCGGCAAAAGCAGGAGTCAGCTGGACCGGCTGCAGAAGCTGGGTTGCATACACCTGCTGGATCTGAGTGGTCGTCGAAAGTCGAGCAGTCCGCCGCACGATATCTCGACCGAAACTCTCCGCGCCGTTCGGTATCTGCAGACCTGTCACGAGCATCATCGGCAGGCCACAGACGAATCTGACTTTGACTTTGAAGGCATCGTGCATCAGGCGCTGAAACTGGAACGTCACGAACAGGAATTGAACGAGGAACGCGACGAGTTACTGCTGGCCGTGAAAAATCTGCAGCCGTGGGGCGATTTTCGACTGCCGAACAACGGAGAACTCCGTTCGCTGAAATTATGGTTCTACATTCTTCCGCATCATCGCCGTGCCGAACTGACAAGTCGCAAGGAAGCGTGGCAGGTGGTGTCTCGCGACAACCGGTTTGATTATGTTGCTGTCGTCAACGAAAGCGAACCGGCCGACATGCCGGTGCCGCGAGTCCGCCTGGACGACAGGCCGCTGTCAGAACTGCGACAACGACTGAAGTCTGTCGATGCGGAGCTTGAAGAACTGCACTTTCGCCGGGTCTCGCTGACAAGGTGGAACGCGCTGCTGTCGCGAGCGATCGCGATCGCCGAAGACCGCGCGGAACTGCGGCACGCGGCCGAACGTGCCTGGGACGATCCCTCATTGTTTGTCGTTCAGGGCTGGGTGCCGCAGCCGCGGCTTGACGAGCTTCAAGCATTCTGCCGCGACGAAGCAATGTCGCTGACCGTGGAAGCTCCTGCCGACGACGATCACCCGCCGACGCTGCTGCATAATTCCGGCGTCACCGAAGGCGGCGAACAGGCCGTGACCTTTTATACAACGCCCGATTATCGCGACTGGGATCCGTCGTCGATCGTGTTTGTATCGTTCAGTCTGTTCTTTGCCATGATCATGGCCGACGCCGGTTACGCTGCGCTGCTGGCCGTCGTCCTGCTGCTGGTCTGGAAACGGCTCGGCCGGATGGATGGCGGACGGCGGCTGAGAAAACTTGTCCTGGCAGTCGTGGGGGCTTCCGTCGCTTACGGTGTTGCCGTGGGAAGCTATTTCGGTGTGACGCCGAGTGACGCATCGTTCGCGGGAACACTGCATGTCATCGACGCGACCGACACGCGGTTGATGATGCTGATTTCGGTGGCGGTGGGAGTCATTCATCTGGTGATCGCGAATCTGGTGCTGGCCTGGCACCGACGGCATTCCCTGCGCATGATCGGATCGCTGGGATGGGTGGCAGTCCTGGCCGGTGGCCTGGCATTCGGATTCGGCAGGGCCGGCATCGAGCCTCAGAATGCCCTGTCAATCTTCGGCGGCTGGGCCATTGCTGTCGGAGGTGTCGCCGTCCTCCTGTTCAGCAGCCAGCGGCCGTTTGCCGGAGCGAAACTGAAAGATCACGGACTGCGGCTGGTTGATGGCATCCTGTCGCTGACGAGTATTTCCAAAGCCTTCGGCGACGTGCTGAGCTATCTGCGGCTGTTTGCCTTGGGCCTGGCGAGTGCTCAGCTTGCCATCACATTCAATGACCTGTCCCATCAGGCGAGTGGCACCGCGGGTGTCGGCAGTCTGCTGGCCCTTCTCGTGCTGCTGATCGGTCACAGTCTGAATTTTGTGCTGATCGTGATGAGCGGCGTGGTTCACGGACTGCGTCTGAACTGTATCGAATTCTTCGGCTGGGGACTGGAAGGCGAAGGGTTTCCGTTTCGGCCGTTTCGTAAGAGGGTGAAATAG